The sequence TTTGACCGGAAGTATCATGTCACTTGCTATGCCAATTGGGTTAATTCTATCTGGGTTCTTTGCTGATAGAATCGGTGTAAATCATTGGTTTTTACTATCAGGTATTTTAATTATTTGCATTGCAATAGTTTGCCCAATGATAACTGAGATTAGAAAATTAGATGCAAAATAAAATAAAGGGCGTGTTCGTATGATAGATAATTATTAGTGTCCGGTAAAACTTTTTAATTCAACCTGAAATCTAACAAAAAAGGCGACTTCCGTTTCCGGGAGCCGCCGCTTTTGACTATAGTTTCTTTTGCACATAAAACAAATTCAAAAGCACTATGGAATGTAGAAATTTTACCGGACAGCCGATATACGCACAAATCACAAAATACCTCTCTAAAGGCGAAATTCTGAAGCAATCCCGCAGCGTTGGCGGGGAACGCTATGTCAAGAAGTTCGACGGGTTCCAGCACCTGCTCGTGCTGTTGTTCGCTGTATTCAAAAATTACAGGTCCCTGCGCGAAATCCTTACGGGAGTGAACACGGAAGCGAGGCACCTGTGGCACGCCGGGTTCACGGGATCGCTGAAGATGAGCACTTTCTCCGACGCGAACAACAGACGGCCCTGCAAGTTCTTCGAAGCCGTCTACAAGTCGCTCTACGAAAAGTTCGGCCGTTTTTTACCGGACAGTCGCGACTATGAATGGGCGCAAAAACTGTACGTGATGGACTCCACGACCATATCGCTGTTCTCGAATGTCCTGAAGGGAGCCGGACGAAACCCGAAAATCGGCAGGAAGAAGGGCGG comes from Hallerella porci and encodes:
- a CDS encoding DUF4372 domain-containing protein; this translates as MECRNFTGQPIYAQITKYLSKGEILKQSRSVGGERYVKKFDGFQHLLVLLFAVFKNYRSLREILTGVNTEARHLWHAGFTGSLKMSTFSDANNRRPCKFFEAVYKSLYEKFGRFLPDSRDYEWAQKLYVMDSTTISLFSNVLKGAGRNPKIGRKKGG